From one Papilio machaon chromosome 16, ilPapMach1.1, whole genome shotgun sequence genomic stretch:
- the LOC106715750 gene encoding probable beta-hexosaminidase fdl has protein sequence MKCCGESGVRGARGARGGAAYCARVARLRRALLLLAAAACTAAALLYWRQQTDGSDTRPLHNVFSGAEPEWTWLCRNERCERLPAAEMSSLQSLPTCNMLCASTQLWPQPTGPVSLATAAVPVSAAGFALEVISAPSHDVTDHLEDAFSIFREDLRTLERQIGDTKRGDIGPAHEVIVRVSVNGSQDVRMRIDTDESYKLSLRPEGSTLVAHITAHSFCGARNGFETLSQLIWLDPYAGSLLILEAATVDDAPRFRYRGLLLDTARNYFPVGEIMRTIDAMAACKLNTFHWHVSDSQSFPLRLKSAPQLAQHGAYGPGAVYTTEEVQAVVRRARLRGIRVLLEVDAPAHVGRAWAWGPQAGLGNLAFCVEVEPWSAYCGEPPCGQLNPRNPHVYEILERIYAEIIELTGVDDIFHLGGDEVSERCWSQYFNDTDPMDLWMDFTRRAMRALERANGGKAPEMTLLWSSRLTRSPYLERLDLKKYGIQVWGASRWPESRAVLDAGFRSVISHVDAWYLDCGFGSWRDSSDGHCGPYRSWQQIYEHRPWVEESSGGPGMGMTGESWHIEGGEACQWSEQLAAGGLDARVWPRAAALAERLWSDRAEGAAADVYLRLDTQRARLRARGVRPAPLWPRWCTHNPHACL, from the exons ATGAAGTGTTGCGGAGAGTCGGGGGTGCGCGGCGCGAGGGGCGCACGCGGCGGCGCAGCGTACTGCGCGCGAGTGGCGCGGCTGCGGCGTGCACTGCTGCTGCTGGCTGCCGCCGCCTGCACTGCAGCCGCGCTGCTTTACTGGCGCCAGCAAACCGACGGCAGCGATACCCGCCCCTTGCACAACGTCTTCTC tgGTGCTGAGCCCGAATGGACCTGGCTGTGTCGCAATGAGCGGTGCGAGCGCCTGCCCGCGGCGGAGATGTCCTCCCTTCAATCGCTACCCACCTGCAATATGCTGTGCGCGTCTACACAGCTGTGGCCGCAGCCCACAGGGCCCGTCAGCCTGGCCACCGCAGCCGTGCCCGTCTCCGCGGCCGGCTTTGCGCTCGAGGTCATCTCTGCTCCCTCGCATGATGTCACCGACCACCTCGAAGACGCCTTTAGTATCTTCCGCGAGGACCTGCGGACCCTGGAGCGCCAGATCGGCGACACCAAGCGCGGTGACATCGGGCCCGCACACGAAGTTATAGTGCGTGTCTCGGTCAACGGTAGCCAAGACGTCCGCATGCGAATCGACACCGACGAGAGCTACAAGCTGTCGCTCCGACCGGAAGGGTCGACGCTCGTGGCGCACATCACGGCGCATTCCTTCTGCGGCGCGCGCAACGGTTTCGAAACCCTCTCGCAGCTGATCTGGCTCGACCCCTACGCGGGCTCCCTGCTCATTCTAGAAGCGGCAACGGTCGACGACGCCCCCCGCTTCCGCTATAGGGGGCTGCTGCTGGACACCGCTCGGAACTACTTCCCCGTAGGCGAGATCATGCGAACCATCGACGCCATGGCCGCCTGCAAGCTTAACACGTTCCACTGGCACGTCAGCGACTCGCAGTCGTTCCCTCTGAGGCTGAAAAGTGCGCCGCAGCTTGCGCAGCACGGCGCGTACGGGCCCGGCGCCGTATACACCACGGAGGAGGTGCAGGCGGTGGTGCGGCGCGCCAGGCTGCGCGGCATCCGAGTCCTGCTCGAGGTGGACGCGCCGGCGCACGTCGGCCGCGCCTGGGCCTGGGGCCCGCAGGCCGGGCTCGGCAACCTCGCGTTCTGCGTCGAAGTCGAGCCGTGGAGCGCGTACTGCGGCGAGCCGCCGTGCGGACAGCTCAACCCGCGCAATCCTCACGTCTACGAAATACTAGAGCGAATATACGCCGAGATTATCGAGCTGACCGGCGTCGATGACATATTCCATTTGGGCGGCGACGAAGTCTCCGAGCGCTGCTGGTCGCAGTACTTCAACGACACGGATCCGATGGATCTCTGGATGGATTTCACTCGCCGCGCGATGCGAGCGCTCGAGCGCGCGAACGGCGGCAAAGCGCCGGAGATGACGCTGCTGTGGTCGTCGCGGCTGACGCGCTCGCCTTACCTGGAGCGCCTGGACCTAAAGAAGTACGGCATCCAGGTGTGGGGCGCCTCGCGGTGGCCCGAGTCCCGCGCGGTGCTGGACGCCGGGTTCCGCTCGGTGATATCTCACGTGGACGCGTGGTACCTGGACTGCGGCTTCGGCTCGTGGCGCGACAGTTCCGACGGTCACTGCGGCCCGTACCGCTCCTGGCAGCAGATCTACGAGCATCGGCCCTGGGTGGAGGAGTCCAGCGGCGGGCCAGGTATGGGGATGACGGGCGAGAGCTGGCACATCGAGGGCGGCGAGGCGTGCCAGTGGAGCGAGCAGCTGGCGGCGGGCGGACTGGACGCTCGCGTGTGgccgcgcgccgccgcgcTGGCGGAGCGCCTATGGTCGGACCGCGCGGAGGGCGCAGCTGCCGACGTCTACCTGCGGCTCGACACGCAGCGGGCGCGCCTGAGGGCCCGCGGCGTGCGCCCCGCACCGCTCTGGCCGCGCTGGTGCACACACAACCCCCACGCCTGCCTCTAG